The window ATCATTATTGTTGTGAGTTCAAGCAAATGAACCTTCATCTGTAAAACTAATTACAAAATTAGAATATTTTCCAATCTTACTAGTTCCTCCATTTGCATCAGTTTCATATTTATTAGGGTTTGCTAATTTATCTTCAGCAATTGTTCAATTTGATGAAGATAAATTGAAGTGTTTTTTAATTAATTGCTCTTGTAATAAATAAGTTCCAGCTGAACCACTTTCACCAGTGATAATTCCATAGTTTCTAAATTCATCTCAGTTTTTGTTATTTCAAGCATTTATTGCTCCATTAATTTGTTGTTCAGTTCCAGATAATAAAATCATTCCTCGATATCCATTAACTAAAGTAGAATTATCAAAATTATAAAAAGCATTATATCTAATTCCATTCCAGTCATAATATGGCTGAACAGTCTTATTATTTGAATCAACTTGTTTTTCATCTTTTCAAGTATTAAATGGATAACTATAATTACTTCCAAAACTAACACTTTGCATATTACTTGCAATTGTTCTTAAGGGATCTGATTCATTACCATCAACATATACTTGATCCATATTTGTATCAAATACAAAAGAAGTTGTTAATGTTTGAATTAAAGGATTAACCTTTTGATAAAAGTTATTTGATACTAAAGATTGAGAAGAAATAAAAGCAAAATCTGCACTTCCATTTTCTATCAAATCTTTTTTAGATTGATTGTCATCAATATTTCCTTTTACAGTAATTGTAATATCACTTAAATGTTTATATTTGTCATTACTGTTTTTTAATTGGTTATATGCATTTTGTACATCTAATGCAAATTTATTATAATCACCACTATTTGCTGTTCCACTTAAAACAAATACATAATTATTAGCATTATATCCACATGATGCTAATAATAGTGGTGATAATAAAAAACTATTAATAGATATTGTTTTTAAAATTTTATATTTCATTTTATTTACCTTAGTTATCAGCAATAAATAAAAAAGTCTCCATTGTTATGGAGACTTAGAAATAAATATACAAATTCAAATTTATATATTATCACTTGCCTCCGCTAGTACTAACTAGATCAGGTCATAAGCGTATTTTCTCAGCCATATTTTAATGGCACCGCCTGATAACATATTTTGATTATAAATCTTAAATTTAAGTATTTACATAAATGTTAGTTATATTAATTTCAAATAAAAAATAGAGTTGAATAAACTCAACTCTATTTTTAGTTTGTTTTGGTTAGTAGAAATTTATTATGAACCAATATCAATTGTTACTGGGAAAGTAATATCTTTTGCTTCTGTTGTACCATCATCTCAAACATAAGTATTATTACCTTCTTTGTTAGGAGTAGCTTTTAAAGTAATTTCATATGATGTAGCAGTAGCTGCTCTTGCTGTTACTGTAGCTTTTTTAATACTCGGAGATGAAAAAGTAACATTATAAATTCCAAGTGCTTTAATTAAAGCTTCATTATTTAATGCTCCTTTATCATCAGTAGCTAAGTTTAAATCTTTTAAAACTTTATTAACATCAACATCACCTTCTGTAGTTGCAGCAGACTTTGCACTTCCTTGATCATAATGTTGAGTAGAATCTATTCCAATATTGAAATTGAATTCAGTTGTAGTTTTAGTAGTATCAGTTGATTCAATATTTTTTCCTTCAACTTTTACAGATAA is drawn from Malacoplasma penetrans HF-2 and contains these coding sequences:
- the cypl gene encoding ABC transporter thiamine pyrophosphate-binding lipoprotein p37/Cypl, translating into MKYKILKTISINSFLLSPLLLASCGYNANNYVFVLSGTANSGDYNKFALDVQNAYNQLKNSNDKYKHLSDITITVKGNIDDNQSKKDLIENGSADFAFISSQSLVSNNFYQKVNPLIQTLTTSFVFDTNMDQVYVDGNESDPLRTIASNMQSVSFGSNYSYPFNTWKDEKQVDSNNKTVQPYYDWNGIRYNAFYNFDNSTLVNGYRGMILLSGTEQQINGAINAWNNKNWDEFRNYGIITGESGSAGTYLLQEQLIKKHFNLSSSNWTIAEDKLANPNKYETDANGGTSKIGKYSNFVISFTDEGSFAWTHNNNDSSDYVPINGNKIKIFSVTNPAIYDVGIFNKFIDSEVATLLSEVIIYLYENNNNLYGEGLGYNGYRKITDFNKEVLTPMVNALGVNNA